GAGCCAGGCACGCAACCCGCGAGGCAACCGCGCCAGCGCCGATTCGGCACTGCCACGGTCGGGAAACTCGACGAAGCATCCACTGCCGGTACCGGTGAGCCTGGGCTCCCCGACCTGGGCCAGCGCATCGAACACGGCCTGCACGGCTGGCTCGCGGCTGCGCAGCACCGGCTCGAACGCATTGTCGAGCACGGAGCCGGCGGTGAAGTCGGCTATTTTCGCGGGCGCGGCAGTACGCGTCAAATCCGGGGCTGCGAACAGGGTGGCGGTCGGCACGTGGACGCCGGGATCGGCGAGCACGTACCAGGCCGGCGGGAGGTCCAGCGCGACCAGCTTCTCACCCACCCCCTCGGCCCAGGCGGTGCGGCCGCGGACGAATACCGGGACATCCGCACCCAGGCGCAGGCCCAGGGCGGCAAGCTCGTCCTCGGGCAGGCCCAGTCTCCAGAGCCGGTCCAGCGCGCGCAGCACGGTGGCGGCATCGGATGAGCCACCACCGAACCCGCCGCCCGCAGGAACGCGCTTTTCGACGGAGATGTCCGCACCCAGCTCGCAATTGACGTGCGATTGCAGCAACTTGGCGGCGCGCACGGTGAGGTCATCGGCTTCGGCGACGCCCGGCGCGGAAGTGCCGTGGCGTACCACCTGCCCATCCTCGCGCACCCGCAAGCGTATGGTGTCGCCCCAGTCGAGGATCCGGAACACGGTCTGCAGCTCGTGGTAGCCGTCGGGGCGACGGCCGGTGATGCGCAGGAACAGGTTCAGCTTGGCCGGGGCCGGCCACTCGGTCCATCCACTCACGGAGCGCTCCACCCGTCCACCACCAGCCGCACCCGGGCGGTGCCGCGCTCGGCCTGCAGGCGCCGCGGCATGGCCGGGAAGCCGTCCTGCGGCGGCAACCATTCCTGGTACTCGATGGTCCAGCCGGAGGCCTGCATGCGCTGCAGGCGGCCGTCGGGACCGTACTCCACTCCGGCGGCACCCGGGGTTTCCAGGCCGCGCACCCACCAGCCCAGTTCGTGGACCGGGATCTCCCAGCCGGTGGCCTCGCGCAGCAGCAGCGAGGGGTCCCAACCCTGGCGCGGACCGCCCTCGACACCCTCGAGCAGGGCACGCCCCTCGGGATCCAGGGACAGCGACCAGCTCTGGCGGGTGACCGGGGCGCTCAGCGAGACGCGGTAGGCACCGTCCTGCTGCGACCATTCCAGGCGGCCGCTGCCACCCTTCTGCGCGGTGCTGATCGCCACCCTGCCCGCCAGCGACCAGGCCGGCAGGGCCTCCAGGGCCTCGCGCCGCTGTGCCTGCTGGCGCTCGGCTTCGGCCATGGGCACGGCCGGGGCCTGGATGCGCGGGGCGGTGGTACAGGCGGCCAGCCAGAGCAGCGGCAGCAGCGCCGCCAGGCGCAGACAGGTCTTCATCGGGCAGCCTCCGGGGCGGTTGCGGGCTTGGCCGGGGCCTCGCCGGCGCCTTCGGCCGGCGGCAGGGTGATCCCGAACTGCTCCAGGGCGCGGCGCAGGGCGCGGTTGTCCGGATCCAGCGCGCGCGCCTCCTCGAAATAGCGCTGCGCGTCGGCGCGCCTGCCCATGCGCCACAGCACCTCGCCGAGGTGGGCGGCGACCTCCGGGTCCTTCATCAGCCCCCAGGCGCGGCGCAGCTCGACCAGCGCCTCCTGGTTGCGGCCCAGGCGGTAGAGCACCCAGCCGTAGCTGTCGATGATGGCGGCGTTGTCCGGCTCGGCGGTGCGGGCGCGGTCGATCAGCTCCAGCGCCTCGCGGTAGCGGTCCGTGCGGTCGGCCAGGGTGTAGCCGAGGGCGTTGAGCGCGGCCACGTTCTCCGGGTCGGTGACCAGCACCCGGCGCAGGTCGGCCTCGGCGCGGTCGATCCAGTCCTGGCGCTCCCAGGCCAGGCCACGGGCGTAGAGCAGGTCCGGATCGTCCGGCCAGGCGGCCAGGCCGCGGCCGAGCACCTCCAGCTCGCCGGCGTCGTCGCCCTCGCGCTGGCGCATCTCGGCCTCCAGCAGGTAGGCCTCGCGGCGGGCCTCGTCGGCCACCGAAGCGTCGTCCTGCAGCGCGCGCGCCTCGGCATAGGCCTCGTCGCGGCGCTCGAGGTTGTGCAGGGCCACGGCCGCGCGCATCCGCGCCTCGGTCCGGTGCGGGCCGCCGGCGACGCCGCGGTACCAGTCCAGGGCCTCGGCCGGGCGCTCCAGGAACTCGGCGATCCGGCCCAGCAGCAGGCGCCGGGTCGGATCCGGGCGGGTGGCGTCCTCGGCCAGTTCCTCGTACAGGGTGGCCAGCGCCCGGTTGTCGCCGGCGCGCGCCAGCAGCGAGGCGCGCACGCCGTAGCTGGAGGTGTCCTGCGGACCCTGGGCCATCACCCGGGCCGCGGCCTCGAGGTCGCGCACCGTCTCGTAGGCGATGGCGAGCATCGCGCGCATTTCCGGATCGACCGCCGCCTGCGGCTCGACCTGGGCCAGGATCGCGCGGGCCTCGTCGGCCTGCCCGGCCTGCTGCAGCTGGGTAGCACGCAGCAGCGCGACCCGCGGCTCGCCCGGGAAGCGGCGCACCACCTCGTCCATGATCCGCCGCGCCAGCTTCGGGTCGTCCAGGCGCAGGGCCATGCGCCCGAACTCCTGCCAGGCGGCCAGGTCGTCGGGGATCGCCCCGCGCTTGACCAGGCGGTCCAGGACCCTGGCCGTGGCCTGCGGGTCGCGGCCGCCATTGAGTGCGACCGAGGCATAGCGCCAGCCGCGCGGGTCGCCGTCCTCCAGCAGCGTTTCCAGGTCCTTGCCGGCCTGGCGCAGCTTGCCGGCGCGCAGGGCCAGGGTGGCGCTGGCGGCGAGCATGCCCGGCGACTCCGGCGCACGGGCGCGCCACAGGCGCAGGGCCTGGGCGGCGCGGGTGTCGTCGTTGGCCAGGATCGCGATACGGGTGGCGCGCTCGGCCAGAGGCTCGTCATCGCCGGCGGCGCGGGCCGCCTCCAGGTACCAGCGCGCGGCCTCGTCCAGCTGCCCGGACTGCAGGGCGAACTCGCCCGCCATCAGCGGCGCCAGGGTGTCCGGCGGCATGCCTTTATCAGGCCCGGCGGCCTGGGCCACGGGCGCCAGGGCCAGGGCCAGCAGCAGCGGCAGCCGGCGCCAGCCGGCGCCCCTGGAACGGAGCGCGGCGGTCCGGGAGGGCACCGCCGCGCGGTTGTAAATCTGCAATTCGGGCATTGGCACCCACCGGGCCGTAAAATGGCGGCCCAAACAAGCCAGCAGATTAACGCAAGCACCTGAACATGACGCTTTGGCTCCTCGGGCTGAACCACCAGACCGCGCCGGTAGACCTGCGCGAACGGGTGGCCTTTGCCGGCGATGCGCTGGGTCGTGCGCTGGGCGCGCTGCGTGCGCTGCCCGGGGTGGCCGAGGCCGCGCTGCTGTCGACCTGCAACCGCACCGAGGTCTATGCGGTGGCCGAGGACGGCCAGGTGCTGGCCGACTGGCTCGAGACCCACGGCTCGGGGATTTCCGCCTACCTGTACCGCCACAGCGACGCCGACGCGGTGCGCCACCTGTTCCGGGTGGCGACCGGTCTTGACTCGATGGTGCTGGGCGAGCCGCAGATCCTCGGCCAGGTGAAGGACGCCTGGGCGAAGGCACGCGAGCACGGCGCCCTCGGCGGTCGCCTCGACCGCCTGTTCCAGCAGACCTTCTCGGTGGCCAAGCGCGCCCGCACCGACACCCGCATCGGCGTGAACCCGGTTTCGGTGGCCTCCACCGCCGTACGCCTGGCGCAGGACTCGTTCGCGCGGCTGCCGGATTCGACCGTGCTGCTGATCGGCGCCGGCGAGACCATCGAGCTGGCGGCCCGCCACCTGGTCAAGGGCGGCGTCGGCCGCCTGCTGGTGGCCAACCGCACCCTCGCCCACGCCCAGGACCTGGCCGCGCGCCATGGCGGCTACGCACTGCCGCTGACCGAGCTTGACCGGCACCTGGCCGAGGCCGACATCGTGTTCTCCGCCACCGCCGCGCGCGAACCGGTGCTGCTGCGCAGCCAGGTCGAGGCCGCGCTGGCGGTGCGCCGGCGCAAGCCGGTGCTGCTGTTCGACCTGGCCGTGCCGCGCGACATCGAGGCCGGCGTATCCGGCCTGGACGACGCCTACCTCTACACCGTCGACGACCTCGAACGCGCGGTGGAGGACAACCGCCGCGGCCGCCACGAGGCCGCCGAGGCGGCCGAGGCGATCATCGACCTGCAGGTGTCGCGGTTCATGGAAACCGTGCGTGCCGGCGAGCGCCAGGACAGCCTGCGCCGGCTGCGCGCCATGGGCGACGCCACCCGCGAGGAGATCCTCGCCCGTGCCCGCCAGCAGCTGGCCTCCGGCCGCGACCCGGACGAGGTCCTGCAGTTCCTCGCCCACACCCTGACCAACCGGCTGCTGCACCCGCCGACGGCCGCGCTGCGCGAGGCCGCGCTGGCCGGCGACACCGGGCTGGCGCGCGCCGCCGACCGCCTGTTCCCTGCCCGCGCCCCGTATTCGCACCCGGCGGTCGCCAACCTGCCCCCGCCCCGGATGCCCGATG
This genomic interval from Pseudoxanthomonas suwonensis 11-1 contains the following:
- the ispE gene encoding 4-(cytidine 5'-diphospho)-2-C-methyl-D-erythritol kinase gives rise to the protein MSGWTEWPAPAKLNLFLRITGRRPDGYHELQTVFRILDWGDTIRLRVREDGQVVRHGTSAPGVAEADDLTVRAAKLLQSHVNCELGADISVEKRVPAGGGFGGGSSDAATVLRALDRLWRLGLPEDELAALGLRLGADVPVFVRGRTAWAEGVGEKLVALDLPPAWYVLADPGVHVPTATLFAAPDLTRTAAPAKIADFTAGSVLDNAFEPVLRSREPAVQAVFDALAQVGEPRLTGTGSGCFVEFPDRGSAESALARLPRGLRAWLATGVVRSPLLDALARPAEVEP
- the lolB gene encoding lipoprotein insertase outer membrane protein LolB, with the protein product MKTCLRLAALLPLLWLAACTTAPRIQAPAVPMAEAERQQAQRREALEALPAWSLAGRVAISTAQKGGSGRLEWSQQDGAYRVSLSAPVTRQSWSLSLDPEGRALLEGVEGGPRQGWDPSLLLREATGWEIPVHELGWWVRGLETPGAAGVEYGPDGRLQRMQASGWTIEYQEWLPPQDGFPAMPRRLQAERGTARVRLVVDGWSAP
- a CDS encoding tetratricopeptide repeat protein — encoded protein: MPPDTLAPLMAGEFALQSGQLDEAARWYLEAARAAGDDEPLAERATRIAILANDDTRAAQALRLWRARAPESPGMLAASATLALRAGKLRQAGKDLETLLEDGDPRGWRYASVALNGGRDPQATARVLDRLVKRGAIPDDLAAWQEFGRMALRLDDPKLARRIMDEVVRRFPGEPRVALLRATQLQQAGQADEARAILAQVEPQAAVDPEMRAMLAIAYETVRDLEAAARVMAQGPQDTSSYGVRASLLARAGDNRALATLYEELAEDATRPDPTRRLLLGRIAEFLERPAEALDWYRGVAGGPHRTEARMRAAVALHNLERRDEAYAEARALQDDASVADEARREAYLLEAEMRQREGDDAGELEVLGRGLAAWPDDPDLLYARGLAWERQDWIDRAEADLRRVLVTDPENVAALNALGYTLADRTDRYREALELIDRARTAEPDNAAIIDSYGWVLYRLGRNQEALVELRRAWGLMKDPEVAAHLGEVLWRMGRRADAQRYFEEARALDPDNRALRRALEQFGITLPPAEGAGEAPAKPATAPEAAR
- the hemA gene encoding glutamyl-tRNA reductase, with the protein product MTLWLLGLNHQTAPVDLRERVAFAGDALGRALGALRALPGVAEAALLSTCNRTEVYAVAEDGQVLADWLETHGSGISAYLYRHSDADAVRHLFRVATGLDSMVLGEPQILGQVKDAWAKAREHGALGGRLDRLFQQTFSVAKRARTDTRIGVNPVSVASTAVRLAQDSFARLPDSTVLLIGAGETIELAARHLVKGGVGRLLVANRTLAHAQDLAARHGGYALPLTELDRHLAEADIVFSATAAREPVLLRSQVEAALAVRRRKPVLLFDLAVPRDIEAGVSGLDDAYLYTVDDLERAVEDNRRGRHEAAEAAEAIIDLQVSRFMETVRAGERQDSLRRLRAMGDATREEILARARQQLASGRDPDEVLQFLAHTLTNRLLHPPTAALREAALAGDTGLARAADRLFPARAPYSHPAVANLPPPRMPDDPEPAPQA